Proteins from a single region of Nomia melanderi isolate GNS246 chromosome 9, iyNomMela1, whole genome shotgun sequence:
- the LOC116432810 gene encoding uncharacterized protein LOC116432810 yields MATPAAKKGDIKNVPPEQENSPGTAGEGDALPQKTPLIPGRSFGKRWHKFHALTPNSAILRGSFAMTDPHFKYRSRGRQAAPASVVAIVYGRLFEPKEWIKDYVDQVLEYGDKVYRTSAMRNHVKDDEYMRARLIHPEFYISNYKVLVCVEETGIYGNLFSETVGCPDFADGLSKFFQANDAGVITAQGTSIAMWRHPDVGFLYFNPAPCDEEGVRRPDGVACVMRFKCMNDLRDHFLKSMNQRYDSRYCIDKVTVLRVSEVGRGYINRMPSSSRLTVDKSVLRAINPVDIDENKMDCTKPVPKGDKMKAVTTAKIHREPLSITISNYSIDKKFATDPLVDQNKFDTGYTYENMHVNVPSTFRELPGYMAILHGLTHESSDVYKAKGAQNVVNCVMAIAMKKVHPVKTWFRPKLDEILALGDSVYADVKSEKPSIKSMTASDLSDVKVQIENRKLVIDVDLITVTGTVSSKIPTVLNLKQALEEFFLVNTEGVIESSSMSVAIWSQDDCYYMFDPRQCDTNGVRVREEKGKKNGEEKKKGNCCVMRFPKSDVLAIQFWKDLEPVKKNDRFTIRHITILDDIPGTRPWHDFQPGTPGETWILQGTTSNEDEDFEDENKGQQGLAMPVVALIAAKETSPTKWTNETIDTVLHEGDAYYTWCNPVTDADEEETKYFFVPNLKKNLYYKNRKVKIDVEEGTVVGNLSSTEDSDFLNMTRALTQFFQDYQYGIVDVKNLNVAVWKVEEDVKEKEEIVQRPVYYCFDPNPRNNKGLSDLTQTDEEEVPVACVIRTLDIPVLAKLIQANAEQDEEAPPTDDFFIHAMKSIQIGNEMTEEEIEADKLIPVKPDLHNYISMGDNGAILTGSFNQANEMMFKRQTRDKQQAASALAALAMTKLYNPHLWYREVVDDILKIGDKIAQENLENIPVEETDEEETLRNYLLPDEINEEFTVGVNKMFVELEAENVTGRMTELESQLESFFETNLMGIVRQENIMMPIWREGDVFFMMDPKGRDSRGEPREKDGVAVIMWFTDIPSLAAAIQQVATGDDFVIDSVSLSNAYETRVAEEERPVKPTSGENPWYHFPKITEDVWAINGTVKMDDKRFQEANRNKQTAAIAVMAIVFAKVYEPRYWTKSVLDEVIVTGDKLHSKCVERLGGGAIPRINEIMTEFFLSSRRINLSIKDCVEAGSLTAKPPKVQGLQDGVDKFFSRYTSGALTVSGNRNNPVWKFDNFYYTLIPDWGSSTEEGTSSAARVLRVANTEILVKYLIDFLGTESDYEMIVIDVLNWNKFPPWKFDPSAAVRPSNLPPFNAYRRVQGGARAILRGSYHQGDRIFPESFRNKQTAANCVVAIGMSVVKNPITWTKRTMDEILAIGANVHRLTQKAKPTIVRIKPKDIIRVFYVGVNILTADIEASTVSGLVAIPPPQPEDKKKKRRGGARRVKGSRRAKKARGPTRVRPPPPPPILLEKGIQKFFEKNRAGVLVTDRGAVAIWKDMGIYFMYDPRARSDQGLPDFYGTSCVMWFACIEPLYEVLFANIDEQEKYGRYQICRVIIKTANIEPLPCPAGFRPYFDCVTPPIPVTHGNKNTTLDVETVTEYNFVDEELSVLRGTLHMNHRTWSSDSRGYQSTAIAAVAIVVGLLHVPSTWTPELIDAILKYGNLLHLDTVRAARPGSRNLSPSELLTVFIIGDFRATIHVHNHTAAGLLHAFDLAESLSMFFRSNCSGILHTTNMAVAVMQHYGKFYLFDPCARDDQGRPNFDGAACVMKCESIMKMAKVFVLNCNLKTPNIYTLNAVNVLSLFFFSDAKTGCPPKCEQ; encoded by the coding sequence ATGGCTACACCAGCTGCTAAGAAAGGAGACATTAAAAATGTTCCTCCGGAACAAGAGAACAGTCCAGGAACAGCAGGGGAAGGTGATGCTCTTCCACAGAAGACACCTTTGATACCAGGACGTTCATTCGGCAAAAGATGGCACAAATTCCATGCTTTGACTCCCAATTCGGCGATCCTCCGTGGATCATTTGCGATGACCGATCCTCATTTCAAGTACCGGAGTCGTGGCCGTCAGGCCGCTCCAGCGTCAGTAGTAGCCATCGTCTATGGTCGTCTGTTCGAGCCCAAGGAATGGATCAAGGATTACGTGGACCAGGTGTTAGAATATGGAGACAAAGTGTATCGTACCAGCGCCATGAGGAACCACGTGAAAGACGACGAGTACATGAGGGCTAGGCTGATCCATCCGGAGTTCTACATATCCAACTACAAGGTTTTGGTTTGCGTCGAAGAGACTGGCATTTATGGGAATCTATTCAGTGAAACAGTAGGCTGTCCAGACTTTGCGGACGGTTTGAGTAAGTTCTTCCAGGCTAACGACGCAGGAGTGATAACTGCTCAGGGTACATCGATCGCCATGTGGCGACATCCCGATGTTGGTTTTCTCTACTTTAACCCTGCACCATGCGACGAGGAAGGTGTCCGTCGACCGGATGGCGTTGCCTGTGTCATGAGGTTTAAGTGTATGAACGATCTCAGGGACCATTTCCTAAAGAGCATGAATCAACGGTATGATTCGAGGTATTGCATCGACAAGGTTACCGTATTACGCGTCAGTGAAGTTGGTCGAGGCTACATTAACCGCATGCCTAGCAGCAGTCGTCTAACTGTCGACAAGAGTGTGCTTCGTGCGATTAATCCCGTTGATATTGACGAGAATAAGATGGATTGTACCAAACCGGTTCCTAAAGGGGACAAGATGAAAGCCGTCACTACTGCTAAGATCCACAGAGAACCGTTATCAATCACGATTTCGAATTACAGCATAGATAAAAAATTTGCCACTGATCCCCTGGTGGatcaaaataaatttgacaCGGGTTACACCTACGAGAACATGCACGTGAACGTACCGTCAACGTTCAGAGAACTGCCCGGTTACATGGCAATTCTTCACGGGTTGACTCACGAAAGCAGCGACGTGTACAAAGCGAAAGGAGCGCAGAACGTGGTAAACTGTGTGATGGCCATCGCCATGAAGAAGGTTCATCCAGTAAAAACGTGGTTCAGACCAAAATTAGACGAGATATTGGCTCTTGGAGACAGTGTGTATGCAGACGTGAAGTCTGAGAAGCCGTCGATTAAGTCTATGACAGCATCAGATCTGTCCGACGTGAAAGTCCAGATAGAGAATCGAAAGTTGGTGATCGATGTGGACCTTATTACGGTAACCGGTACCGTCAGTTCGAAGATCCCTACGGTTCTAAACTTAAAACAAGCCCTGGAAGAGTTTTTCCTAGTGAATACAGAAGGCGTTATCGAATCCTCGTCAATGTCTGTCGCTATCTGGAGCCAAGATGACTGTTACTACATGTTCGATCCTCGGCAATGCGACACGAACGGTGTTAGGGTTCGAGAAGAGAAGGGAAAGAAGAATggggaagagaaaaagaaagggaacTGTTGCGTGATGAGGTTTCCGAAGAGTGATGTTTTAGCTATACAGTTCTGGAAGGACCTCGAACCGGTTAAGAAGAACGATCGATTCACTATTAGACACATTACTATCTTAGACGACATTCCTGGGACCAGACCGTGGCATGACTTTCAGCCGGGAACACCAGGAGAAACGTGGATTCTTCAGGGTACTACTTCCAACGAAGACGAAGATTTCGAGGATGAAAATAAAGGACAACAAGGACTGGCTATGCCAGTGGTGGCTCTGATTGCTGCCAAAGAAACATCGCCTACAAAATGGACAAACGAGACCATTGACACTGTACTACACGAAGGGGACGCGTATTACACTTGGTGCAATCCTGTCACAGATGCAGACGAAGAGGAGACGAAGTATTTCTTCGTGCCGAACTTGAAGAAAAATCTTTACTACAAGAACAGGAAGGTTAAGATTGACGTGGAAGAAGGAACGGTCGTTGGAAATCTGTCATCAACGGAGGATAGTGACTTTCTGAACATGACGAGAGCCTTGACACAATTCTTCCAGGATTACCAATACGGAATCGTCGACGTGAAGAACTTGAATGTTGCAGTCTGGAAAGTGGAAGAAGACgtgaaagaaaaggaagagatcGTTCAGCGTCCTGTCTATTACTGTTTCGATCCAAATCCAAGGAATAATAAAGGTTTGTCGGACCTAACCCAGACTGACGAAGAAGAGGTACCTGTAGCCTGTGTGATCAGGACATTGGACATCCCAGTTCTAGCTAAACTGATCCAAGCGAACGCGGAACAAGACGAGGAGGCTCCACCAACCGATGACTTTTTTATACATGCTATGAAGAGTATTCAGATAGGTAATGAGATGACTGAAGAAGAAATCGAGGCGGACAAGTTGATCCCGGTGAAGCCTGATCTTCACAATTATATAAGCATGGGTGATAACGGAGCTATTTTGACGGGTAGCTTTAATCAAGCTAACGAGATGATGTTCAAGCGTCAAACTAGGGACAAACAGCAAGCTGCTAGTGCCTTGGCAGCTTTGGCTATGACAAAATTATACAATCCCCACCTTTGGTACCGAGAGGTAGTCGATGATATCTTGAAGATAGGAGACAAAATCGCACAGGAGAATTTGGAAAATATCCCAGTGGAAGAAACAGATGAGGAGGAGACACTTAGAAACTACCTACTTCCTGATGAAATTAACGAAGAGTTTACGGTCGGGGTGAATAAAATGTTTGTAGAGTTGGAAGCAGAAAACGTCACTGGCAGAATGACTGAGTTAGAGAGTCAGTTGGAGAGTTTCTTCGAGACGAATCTCATGGGCATCGTTAGGCAAGAGAACATAATGATGCCCATCTGGAGAGAGGGAGACGTATTTTTTATGATGGATCCGAAAGGAAGAGACTCCAGAGGCGAGCCACGAGAAAAAGACGGTGTAGCAGTTATCATGTGGTTCACGGATATCCCATCGTTGGCAGCGGCAATTCAACAAGTTGCTACTGGTGATGACTTTGTCATTGATTCCGTCAGCTTAAGTAATGCTTATGAAACCAGAGTGGCCGAGGAAGAACGGCCAGTTAAGCCAACTTCCGGAGAGAATCCTTGGTATCATTTCCCCAAAATAACTGAGGATGTTTGGGCTATCAATGGTACAGTTAAAATGGATGACAAGAGGTTCCAGGAGGCTAATCGAAACAAACAGACGGCAGCCATAGCGGTGATGGCAATCGTCTTCGCGAAGGTTTACGAACCTCGATACTGGACCAAATCGGTTCTAGACGAAGTGATCGTCACTGGTGACAAGCTACATTCAAAATGTGTTGAGAGACTAGGAGGTGGTGCGATACCCAGAATCAACGAGATCATGACTGAATTTTTCCTCTCCAGTCGTCGTATTAACCTTAGTATCAAGGACTGCGTTGAAGCTGGTAGTCTTACAGCGAAACCACCAAAAGTTCAGGGTCTGCAGGATGGTGTAGACAAGTTCTTCTCTAGATACACTTCTGGTGCACTGACAGTCAGTGGGAACAGAAACAACCcagtttggaagtttgataatttttattacacgtTAATACCAGATTGGGGTAGTAGCACGGAAGAAGGAACATCAAGTGCTGCCAGAGTCTTAAGAGTTGCCAATACCGAGATCCTTGTAAAATACTTGATTGATTTTCTGGGTACTGAAAGTGATTATGAGATGATTGTTATAGACGTGCTCAATTGGAACAAATTTCCACCATGGAAATTCGATCCTAGTGCAGCTGTTCGTCCCTCCAATCTACCACCTTTCAACGCTTACAGAAGAGTTCAAGGCGGAGCCAGAGCGATCCTACGTGGAAGCTACCACCAAGGAGACAGGATCTTTCCCGAATCTTTCAGGAACAAGCAGACGGCTGCCAACTGTGTTGTCGCCATTGGCATGTCCGTCGTAAAAAATCCGATCACCTGGACGAAGAGAACTATGGATGAGATCCTGGCCATCGGGGCAAACGTCCATAGACTCACTCAGAAGGCTAAACCGACGATAGTGAGGATCAAACCCAAGGATATCATCAGAGTGTTCTATGTAGGAGTAAATATCTTGACTGCTGACATCGAGGCTAGTACTGTAAGCGGTTTAGTCGCGATTCCTCCTCCTCAGCCTGAAgacaagaaaaagaagaggcGAGGTGGAGCTAGAAGAGTTAAAGGAAGTAGACGGGCGAAGAAAGCTAGAGGGCCTACCAGAGTTAGACCACCGCCTCCTCCACCGATTCTTCTAGAGAAAGGAATCCAAAAGTTCTTCGAGAAAAATCGAGCCGGTGTCCTAGTCACCGATCGTGGAGCTGTGGCCATCTGGAAGGACATGGGGATCTACTTTATGTACGACCCTAGAGCTCGTAGTGACCAAGGGCTGCCAGACTTCTATGGAACTTCTTGTGTCATGTGGTTCGCGTGTATCGAGCCTCTCTACGAAGTACTGTTCGCTAATATCGACGAACAGGAAAAGTATGGACGTTACCAAATCTGTAGAGTTATCATCAAGACTGCTAACATCGAGCCTCTACCCTGTCCAGCTGGATTCAGACCGTACTTTGACTGTGTTACTCCGCCTATTCCAGTGACCCATGGGAACAAGAATACTACGCTAGACGTGGAAACTGTAACAGAGTATAATTTCGTGGACGAGGAGCTAAGCGTTCTTCGTGGAACCTTGCACATGAACCATCGTACCTGGAGCAGCGACAGTAGAGGCTACCAGAGCACAGCCATCGCTGCTGTCGCCATTGTGGTTGGTCTTCTTCATGTTCCTTCCACCTGGACACCCGAACTAATCGACGCTATACTGAAGTATGGCAATTTATTGCATCTGGACACCGTGCGGGCTGCTCGTCCTGGCTCCAGGAACTTGTCACCCAGTGAATTGTTGACAGTGTTCATTATCGGAGACTTCAGAGCTACTATCCACGTTCACAATCACACTGCGGCCGGTCTGCTGCACGCCTTTGACCTAGCGGAATCTCTATCTATGTTCTTCAGGTCCAACTGCTCGGGTATACTTCACACGACTAACATGGCAGTAGCAGTGATGCAGCATTACGGCAAGTTCTATCTTTTCGATCCTTGCGCAAGGGATGATCAAGGCAGGCCGAATTTTGACGGCGCAGCCTGTGTGATGAAGTGCGAGAGCATCATGAAAATGGCGAAAGTATTCGTGCTCAATTGCAATCTGAAGACCCCGAACATTTATACCTTGAACGCGGTGAACGTTTTGAGTTTGTTCTTCTTCTCGGACGCTAAAACCGGTTGTCCACCGAAGTGCGAACAGTAA